The following are from one region of the Novosphingobium humi genome:
- a CDS encoding HIRAN domain-containing protein, protein MFSFLKRFFGNMVRKVQNLPMDPDQATLQETPPSAGLPPVEPACAPVIDAEAPPPVFAPAPAFAPAPATISEDFLRGSIFDDDEEEEVLPGDKPNLGMVPSIGNPNAYMIGLVGEDQHREAVNSLTEGMPITLQLEPDNPHDPSAIAAVDRYGRVIGYIGHDCWLREAVYGGGSGFSAWVLAVEMGDRGYREVVLEVEPSERPLRERSYQG, encoded by the coding sequence ATGTTCAGTTTCTTGAAGCGGTTTTTCGGCAACATGGTTCGCAAGGTGCAAAACCTGCCCATGGACCCGGATCAGGCGACCTTGCAGGAAACGCCCCCTTCGGCGGGTTTACCGCCGGTCGAGCCTGCGTGCGCGCCGGTGATCGATGCCGAAGCGCCGCCGCCTGTGTTCGCGCCCGCGCCCGCCTTTGCCCCCGCGCCTGCGACGATTTCGGAGGATTTCCTGCGCGGCTCGATCTTTGACGATGACGAGGAAGAGGAGGTGTTGCCCGGCGACAAGCCCAATCTTGGCATGGTGCCCAGCATCGGCAATCCCAACGCCTATATGATCGGGCTGGTGGGCGAGGATCAGCATCGCGAGGCGGTCAACAGCCTGACCGAGGGCATGCCCATCACGCTGCAGCTGGAGCCGGACAATCCGCATGATCCCTCGGCCATTGCGGCGGTGGATCGCTATGGCCGCGTCATCGGCTATATCGGCCATGACTGCTGGCTGCGCGAGGCTGTCTATGGGGGCGGTTCGGGCTTTTCGGCCTGGGTGCTGGCGGTCGAAATGGGCGACCGGGGCTATCGCGAGGTGGTGCTTGAGGTGGAACCCAGCGAGCGGCCGCTGCGCGAAAGGTCTTATCAGGGCTGA
- a CDS encoding diguanylate cyclase domain-containing protein, with protein MALRSVAERGKKASTDAVTGLPNRRGMKRYAKTITAADLSTVGIILLDLDHLKQADDAYGHGAGNAVLVEAATGAP; from the coding sequence ATGGCCTTGCGATCCGTGGCCGAACGGGGAAAAAAGGCCTCGACCGATGCGGTGACCGGATTGCCGAACCGGCGGGGCATGAAGCGCTATGCGAAAACCATTACCGCCGCGGATCTGAGCACGGTGGGCATCATCTTGCTCGATCTGGACCATCTCAAACAGGCCGATGATGCCTATGGCCATGGCGCGGGCAATGCCGTTCTGGTCGAGGCGGCAACTGGTGCGCCATGA
- a CDS encoding efflux RND transporter permease subunit, protein MKISAWAIRHPIPVAVIMIALTLAGIASYMMLPVKRFPNVEFPVVSVTVTQQGAAPSEMEQQITRPIEDALTGIAGLRHTTSNVRLGSSSTSAEFEIGTDMQKAVEDVRTAVERTRPVLPQGIDAPSVQRVDMSSAPILTYAVSAPGMSAVDLSWFVDDTVARALQAQRGVAQVKRIGGVAREINVTLDPDRMTAHGVTASSISTALAQFHRDDSGGRAEAGGREQTIRVLGSSATVDQLRELNIPISATQYVRLGDLATITDSHAEERGFARLNGHPAIAFQVSKTTAASDVSVEDGVDRAIARLAAENKGIVITKVVSTVTDTRNSYQATVHVLIEGMLLAALVVFLFLRDWRATVIAALAMPLSLVPTFGAMILFGFSLNIITLLGLTLVIGILVDDAIVEIENIQKRIEGGASPYRASLIGADAIGLAVVATTATIIVVFAPVSFMGGQSGQFFREFGLTVAVAVFFSLLVARFVTPLMAAYFLKPSTHSEPPHRLRGAYPKVLDWALANPKSTVGIGIGVFVGALAIAATIPIGFQPTGDPGYFYLSMQGTAGATHDTMDNAVRDVTARLRKLPDVERVFAQVGSTTTSGPGGGGSGSDLQTGTLTVVLKRDRSMTTDQFQRSITGLLRQIPEVRLNNQGGFGAAGVEVVLAGRDGDALARAQAALLREMRGMKTTLDPRPAPPPSAPELIIRPLPDAAARLNVSSQAIAQVARIATIGDIDANVAKFSTLQQRLSIRVRLPHDARVDLDQIGNLQVPTLNGKMTPLRTVADLSIASGPGQIQRYDRERRVSVQADLNGTTIGQALNEVSKLDAMKHLPAGVHEAKTGDSEAMADLFGGIVGAMASGILMIYFVLVMLFHSFFKPITILSALPLTMLGAFVALKVTGIAITLPVLIGMLMLLGLAAKNSILLVEFAIEDERAGQPQREAIMNACRERARPIVMTTVAMAAGMLPTALGIGEGSTFRQPMAIAVIGGLISSTMLSLVMVPVVYELIDTLEMRLRPRLARLITPRAPGDDDPIEPGQVTVVSATPDRA, encoded by the coding sequence ATGAAGATTTCCGCATGGGCGATCCGCCATCCCATTCCCGTGGCCGTCATCATGATCGCGCTGACGCTGGCGGGCATTGCGTCTTATATGATGCTGCCGGTCAAGCGTTTTCCCAATGTCGAATTTCCGGTTGTTTCGGTCACCGTGACCCAGCAGGGCGCCGCCCCCAGCGAGATGGAGCAGCAGATCACGCGCCCTATCGAGGACGCGCTGACCGGCATTGCGGGCCTGCGCCACACGACATCGAACGTCCGGCTGGGGTCTTCGAGCACCAGCGCCGAGTTTGAAATCGGCACCGACATGCAAAAGGCGGTCGAGGATGTGCGCACCGCCGTGGAGCGCACCCGCCCCGTTCTGCCCCAGGGCATTGATGCGCCCAGCGTGCAGCGCGTCGATATGTCCTCGGCCCCGATCCTGACCTATGCGGTCAGCGCGCCGGGGATGAGCGCGGTCGATCTGTCATGGTTTGTCGATGACACTGTGGCCCGCGCGCTTCAGGCCCAGCGCGGCGTGGCACAGGTCAAGCGTATCGGCGGGGTGGCGCGCGAGATCAATGTCACGCTTGACCCCGATCGGATGACCGCGCACGGCGTGACGGCCTCCTCGATCAGCACCGCTCTGGCGCAATTCCACCGCGACGACAGCGGCGGCCGCGCCGAGGCGGGCGGGCGCGAACAGACGATCCGCGTGCTGGGTTCGTCGGCTACGGTCGATCAACTGCGCGAACTGAATATTCCGATCAGCGCGACGCAATATGTCCGCCTTGGCGATCTGGCCACGATCACCGACAGCCATGCCGAAGAGCGCGGCTTTGCCCGCCTCAACGGCCACCCGGCCATCGCCTTTCAGGTGAGCAAGACCACGGCGGCCAGCGACGTTTCGGTCGAGGACGGGGTGGATCGCGCGATTGCCAGACTGGCGGCCGAGAACAAGGGCATTGTAATCACCAAGGTCGTCTCGACCGTCACCGACACGCGCAATTCCTATCAGGCCACGGTCCATGTCCTGATCGAAGGCATGTTGCTGGCCGCGCTGGTGGTGTTCCTGTTCCTGCGCGATTGGCGCGCGACGGTGATTGCCGCGCTGGCCATGCCTTTGTCGCTGGTGCCCACCTTTGGCGCGATGATCCTGTTCGGGTTCAGCCTGAATATCATCACGCTGCTGGGTCTGACTTTGGTGATCGGCATTCTGGTCGATGATGCTATTGTGGAAATCGAGAATATCCAGAAACGCATCGAGGGTGGGGCATCGCCCTATCGCGCCTCGCTGATCGGGGCCGATGCCATCGGGCTTGCGGTGGTGGCGACCACGGCAACGATCATCGTGGTCTTTGCGCCAGTCTCCTTCATGGGCGGCCAATCGGGCCAGTTCTTCCGCGAATTCGGGCTGACCGTGGCGGTGGCGGTATTCTTCTCGCTGCTGGTGGCGCGTTTTGTCACCCCCTTGATGGCGGCCTATTTCCTTAAACCTTCCACCCACAGCGAGCCGCCACACCGGCTGCGCGGGGCCTATCCCAAGGTTTTGGACTGGGCGCTGGCCAATCCCAAATCGACGGTGGGCATCGGCATCGGCGTGTTTGTCGGCGCGCTGGCGATCGCGGCCACGATCCCCATCGGTTTTCAGCCGACCGGCGATCCGGGCTATTTCTACCTCTCGATGCAGGGCACGGCGGGCGCCACCCATGACACGATGGACAATGCCGTACGCGATGTGACCGCGCGGCTGCGCAAATTGCCCGATGTCGAGCGCGTCTTTGCCCAGGTCGGTTCGACCACCACCAGCGGGCCGGGCGGCGGCGGCAGCGGATCGGATCTACAGACCGGCACGCTGACCGTGGTGCTCAAGCGCGACCGCTCGATGACGACGGACCAGTTCCAGCGTTCAATCACCGGCCTGTTGCGCCAGATCCCCGAAGTGCGGCTCAACAATCAGGGCGGCTTTGGCGCGGCGGGCGTCGAGGTGGTGCTGGCAGGTCGTGATGGTGATGCGCTGGCCCGCGCCCAAGCCGCGTTGCTGCGCGAGATGCGGGGGATGAAGACCACATTGGACCCGCGCCCCGCGCCGCCGCCATCGGCGCCTGAACTGATTATCCGCCCTCTGCCCGATGCGGCGGCGCGGCTCAATGTCTCGTCTCAGGCGATTGCGCAGGTGGCCCGGATCGCCACGATCGGCGATATCGACGCCAATGTCGCCAAATTCTCGACGCTCCAGCAACGCCTGTCGATCCGGGTGCGTCTGCCCCATGATGCGCGGGTCGATCTGGACCAGATCGGCAATCTTCAGGTCCCCACGCTTAACGGCAAGATGACGCCGCTGCGCACGGTGGCCGACCTGTCGATCGCTTCCGGGCCGGGCCAGATCCAGCGCTATGATCGCGAACGGCGCGTTTCGGTTCAGGCGGATCTCAACGGCACCACTATCGGTCAGGCGCTCAATGAAGTGTCGAAGCTGGACGCGATGAAGCATCTGCCCGCAGGCGTGCATGAGGCTAAGACCGGCGACAGCGAGGCCATGGCCGACCTGTTCGGTGGGATCGTGGGGGCCATGGCCTCGGGCATTCTGATGATCTATTTCGTGCTGGTGATGCTGTTCCACAGCTTCTTCAAGCCGATCACGATCCTTTCGGCCCTGCCGCTGACCATGCTGGGTGCCTTTGTGGCGCTCAAAGTCACCGGCATTGCCATCACGCTGCCGGTGCTGATCGGGATGCTGATGCTGCTGGGTCTGGCGGCCAAGAACTCGATCCTGTTGGTCGAATTTGCGATCGAGGATGAGCGCGCAGGGCAACCCCAGCGCGAGGCGATCATGAACGCCTGTCGCGAGCGTGCACGCCCCATCGTGATGACCACAGTGGCCATGGCGGCGGGCATGCTTCCCACCGCGCTGGGCATCGGCGAGGGTTCGACCTTCCGCCAGCCCATGGCGATTGCGGTGATCGGCGGGCTGATCAGCTCGACCATGCTCTCGCTGGTGATGGTGCCGGTGGTCTATGAATTGATCGATACGCTGGAAATGCGGTTGCGTCCGCGTCTGGCGCGCCTGATCACTCCGCGGGCGCCGGGCGATGATGATCCCATCGAGCCGGGGCAGGTTACCGTGGTCAGCGCAACGCCGGACCGGGCCTGA
- a CDS encoding efflux RND transporter periplasmic adaptor subunit codes for MNARPLVLVALIAPAFLALAACSKSEAPPPGADTPRAVPFATVTRQPLGAGISVNGRLVAREEAAVSSQLSGYLVARVLVDQDALVRAGQPLAELDATLLRADIAQSRAALAQTRVAADKAEQEASRVTALDHTGVLSDEAIAQRRLAARTAHAQVDQSQAQLSAQLVKQGLMVVRAPVSGRILTRTVRPGDVASPSTVMFTMARDDRAELDAEIPEELLGGIHAGDHARVRLASGRWVDGTVRLVAAQVDAQTRLGRARILLPVDREIRPGGYARAELAGKPVPVLAVPEAAVSYDGNGASVTVIEPGDKVRRVAVKTGARGGGMIELTQGPAAGTRVLTGSQDFVLDGEKVQPVRKGN; via the coding sequence ATGAACGCCCGTCCGCTTGTTCTCGTCGCCCTCATCGCGCCTGCCTTTCTGGCATTGGCCGCATGCAGCAAGTCCGAGGCCCCGCCGCCCGGCGCCGACACGCCTCGCGCCGTGCCCTTTGCCACGGTGACGCGCCAGCCTCTGGGCGCGGGGATCAGTGTCAACGGCCGTCTTGTCGCGCGTGAGGAAGCCGCCGTTTCCAGCCAGTTGTCGGGCTATCTGGTGGCCCGCGTGCTGGTGGATCAGGACGCGCTGGTGCGGGCCGGCCAACCTTTGGCCGAACTCGACGCCACCTTGCTGCGCGCCGACATCGCCCAGAGCCGCGCCGCGCTGGCCCAGACCCGTGTGGCCGCCGACAAGGCCGAGCAGGAAGCCTCGCGCGTGACCGCCCTCGACCACACCGGCGTGCTGTCCGATGAAGCCATCGCCCAGCGCCGTCTGGCCGCCCGCACCGCCCATGCGCAGGTCGATCAGTCGCAGGCGCAATTGTCCGCCCAACTGGTCAAGCAAGGGTTGATGGTGGTGCGTGCGCCGGTTTCGGGCCGTATCCTGACCCGCACGGTGCGCCCCGGCGATGTCGCCTCGCCCTCGACCGTGATGTTCACCATGGCGCGCGATGACCGTGCCGAACTGGACGCGGAAATCCCTGAGGAACTGCTGGGCGGTATCCATGCGGGCGATCATGCGCGGGTGCGGCTTGCATCGGGCCGGTGGGTCGATGGCACGGTGCGGCTGGTGGCCGCGCAGGTCGATGCGCAGACGCGCCTTGGCCGCGCGCGCATCCTGCTGCCGGTGGACCGCGAGATCCGCCCGGGCGGCTATGCCCGCGCTGAACTGGCCGGAAAGCCTGTGCCGGTGTTGGCCGTGCCCGAGGCGGCGGTGTCCTATGACGGCAATGGCGCCTCGGTGACGGTGATCGAGCCGGGCGACAAGGTGCGCCGCGTTGCCGTCAAAACCGGCGCGCGCGGCGGCGGCATGATCGAATTGACCCAGGGCCCGGCCGCAGGCACGCGCGTGCTGACCGGATCGCAGGACTTTGTGCTGGACGGCGAAAAGGTCCAGCCGGTCCGGAAGGGAAACTGA
- a CDS encoding efflux transporter outer membrane subunit, with product MMRRIPSLLTLPALALLAGCSASSVSRPNLTLPRQFAAPPEAHAAGAEALDRWWLLFSDAQLASLEDEALAHAPDARSALAVLDEARATRSKALLAYDVQGNASGSITRGQTTISGLGGAGAFLMAPAGATTTSAGSFSPSWELDLFGRRDAARQAADADLTAATFTYHAALQSLTAQVASNLFQARGLSLQLTEARDTLRVARELADIGQRKAKAGIGSQVDADSLLADRATAQANVVQLEAQLSVSRQTLLVLIGRAGAAPATLAVDGALGAAPDVPDATPATLLLRRPDVMQAEARLRSAMGTLRLDSLALLPKFTLQGTTSISAIAGPAGYTTSLWSLAAGVAMPVFDRARLLGERRAQRARAEQAAIAYEKAVQSGFGEAQNQLATYGADRARLALLTEAEARAHHAFDGQNAGYRAGVVDLTALLTAERTWRNARTSLSALRATTLSDAVNVFKALGGGWTPLDPNHPVTSFPDQKP from the coding sequence ATGATGCGACGTATTCCATCCCTCCTGACGCTGCCTGCGCTGGCCCTTCTGGCCGGGTGCAGCGCGAGCTCTGTATCCCGGCCCAACCTGACGCTGCCCCGGCAGTTTGCCGCCCCGCCTGAGGCCCATGCCGCCGGGGCCGAAGCGCTCGACCGCTGGTGGCTGCTGTTTTCTGATGCCCAGCTTGCCTCGCTTGAGGATGAGGCGCTGGCCCATGCGCCCGATGCGCGCTCGGCGCTGGCGGTGCTGGACGAGGCGCGCGCGACCCGGTCCAAGGCTTTGCTGGCCTATGATGTTCAGGGCAATGCCTCCGGTTCGATCACGCGGGGCCAAACCACGATCAGCGGTCTGGGCGGGGCAGGGGCTTTCCTGATGGCCCCCGCTGGCGCGACCACCACCAGCGCGGGCAGCTTTTCGCCTTCGTGGGAACTGGACTTGTTCGGCCGCCGCGATGCCGCGCGTCAGGCCGCCGATGCCGATCTGACCGCCGCCACCTTCACCTATCACGCCGCGCTGCAAAGCCTGACCGCGCAGGTGGCCAGCAATCTGTTTCAGGCGCGCGGCCTTTCGCTGCAACTGACCGAGGCGCGCGACACGTTGCGCGTGGCGCGCGAACTGGCCGATATCGGCCAGCGCAAGGCCAAGGCGGGCATCGGCTCGCAGGTCGATGCCGACAGCCTGCTGGCCGACCGCGCCACCGCGCAAGCCAATGTGGTCCAGCTTGAGGCGCAGCTTTCCGTCTCGCGCCAGACCCTGCTGGTGCTGATCGGACGGGCGGGGGCGGCTCCTGCAACGCTCGCGGTCGATGGTGCGCTGGGCGCTGCGCCCGATGTGCCCGATGCCACGCCCGCCACGCTGCTGCTCCGCCGCCCTGATGTGATGCAGGCCGAGGCGCGGCTGCGTTCGGCCATGGGCACGTTGCGGCTCGATTCGCTGGCGCTCCTGCCCAAATTCACCCTGCAAGGCACCACCAGCATCAGCGCCATTGCCGGTCCTGCGGGCTATACCACCTCGCTGTGGTCGCTGGCTGCGGGGGTGGCGATGCCGGTGTTCGACCGCGCGCGCCTGCTGGGTGAGAGGCGTGCCCAGCGCGCGCGGGCCGAGCAGGCCGCCATCGCCTATGAAAAGGCCGTCCAATCCGGCTTTGGCGAGGCGCAGAACCAATTGGCCACCTATGGCGCGGATCGCGCCCGCCTTGCCCTGCTGACCGAGGCCGAGGCGCGCGCGCATCACGCCTTTGACGGCCAGAACGCGGGCTATCGCGCCGGCGTGGTTGACCTCACCGCGCTGCTGACGGCCGAGCGCACATGGCGCAATGCGCGCACCTCGCTCTCGGCCCTGCGCGCCACGACGCTGAGCGATGCCGTCAATGTTTTCAAAGCGCTGGGCGGAGGCTGGACCCCGCTCGACCCGAATCATCCTGTGACTTCTTTCCCGGATCAAAAACCATGA
- a CDS encoding response regulator transcription factor: METPAFNILLVDDDAALTQMLAEYLEGEGFACRAVHNAAGGREAALSGLYDAVILDVMLPGGNGIDLLRHIRGTSDVPVIMLTAKSNDTERVIGLELGADDYVAKPYFPPELVARLRAVLRRPARRAVHGDHLRLGALSLDAARRWAGWEGMALELTATEFNLLEILIRAGERVSTKDELSLRLLGRRRESYDRSIDVHISNLRQKLERASGERLRIATLRGIGWRLEQAA; this comes from the coding sequence ATGGAAACACCCGCTTTCAACATCCTGCTGGTCGATGATGACGCCGCCCTCACCCAGATGCTCGCCGAGTATCTGGAGGGTGAAGGCTTTGCCTGCCGCGCGGTGCATAATGCGGCGGGCGGGCGCGAGGCGGCGCTGTCGGGCCTGTATGATGCGGTGATCCTCGATGTCATGCTGCCGGGCGGCAATGGCATCGACCTGTTGCGCCATATCAGGGGCACCAGCGATGTGCCCGTCATCATGCTGACGGCCAAAAGCAACGATACCGAGCGGGTGATCGGGCTGGAACTGGGCGCGGATGATTATGTGGCCAAGCCCTATTTCCCGCCCGAACTGGTGGCGCGGCTGCGCGCGGTGCTGCGCCGCCCGGCGCGGCGGGCGGTCCATGGCGATCATCTGCGGCTGGGCGCGCTTTCGCTGGATGCGGCGCGGCGCTGGGCCGGGTGGGAGGGCATGGCGCTGGAATTGACGGCGACCGAGTTCAACCTGCTCGAAATCCTTATCCGCGCGGGCGAGCGGGTGTCGACCAAGGATGAATTGTCGCTGCGCCTGCTGGGGCGGCGGCGGGAAAGTTATGACCGCTCGATCGATGTCCACATCTCGAACCTGCGCCAGAAGCTGGAGCGGGCGAGTGGCGAGCGCCTGCGCATCGCCACCCTGCGCGGGATCGGCTGGCGGCTGGAGCAGGCGGCATGA
- a CDS encoding HAMP domain-containing sensor histidine kinase → MKGRLFWKIFTAFCCVFFAQLAGLWTLFLVLERDHPYWADNLERYAAPRLEQMAAAIITHEGPQAIPAGLLNGPMPTLVIAPDGAAPPPGVRATTMQATAPDGRRWRIFYRLPQRFDKVHLAPPLIFYISGIISGLVFAAILGLYLSLPIRALREGLDRFARGDLGVRLAARMGRRRDEIADLARDFDGMAEKVEQLVLSRSQLIDDMSHELRSPLARLQLAIALARQKPEGAVVALDRIEQEARRLDAMAGSLLTLSRLESASASPEHFVHLRALIEDILADVRFESEAKNVRIDLSRHASMPEGFHADVTGDAELLRRAFENVLRNALRFSPGDSTIGVTLSEEPERIVVTIEDEGPGVAPDQIDRLFEPFHRGEGETGGFGLGLAIAQRAVIVHEGTIAAENRARGGLRVRITLPARWEEAAALS, encoded by the coding sequence ATGAAGGGGCGGCTGTTCTGGAAGATTTTCACCGCCTTTTGCTGCGTGTTCTTTGCCCAGTTGGCGGGTCTTTGGACATTGTTCCTCGTTCTGGAACGCGATCATCCCTATTGGGCGGACAATCTGGAACGCTATGCCGCGCCCCGGCTGGAACAGATGGCCGCCGCAATCATCACGCATGAGGGGCCGCAGGCCATCCCGGCAGGCTTGCTGAACGGGCCGATGCCCACGCTGGTGATTGCGCCCGATGGCGCGGCGCCTCCGCCGGGCGTGCGCGCCACCACCATGCAGGCCACCGCGCCCGACGGCCGCCGCTGGCGCATTTTCTATCGGTTGCCGCAACGTTTCGACAAAGTCCATCTCGCCCCGCCGCTGATCTTTTATATCAGCGGGATCATCTCCGGTTTGGTCTTTGCGGCCATTCTGGGGCTTTATCTCTCGCTGCCGATCCGGGCGCTGCGTGAAGGGCTGGACCGGTTTGCGCGCGGCGATCTGGGGGTGCGTCTGGCCGCAAGGATGGGGCGGCGGCGCGACGAAATCGCCGACCTGGCCCGCGATTTTGACGGCATGGCCGAAAAGGTCGAGCAATTGGTGCTTTCGCGCAGCCAGTTGATTGACGATATGTCGCATGAATTGCGCTCGCCGCTGGCCCGGCTGCAACTGGCCATCGCGCTGGCGCGGCAAAAACCCGAAGGGGCGGTGGTGGCGCTGGACCGGATCGAGCAGGAAGCGCGCCGCCTTGACGCCATGGCGGGCAGCCTGCTCACCCTCTCGCGGCTGGAAAGCGCCAGCGCCAGCCCGGAGCATTTCGTCCATCTGCGCGCGCTGATCGAGGATATTCTGGCCGATGTCCGCTTTGAGAGCGAGGCCAAGAATGTCCGCATCGACCTCTCGCGCCATGCCAGCATGCCCGAAGGATTTCATGCCGATGTGACGGGCGATGCCGAATTGCTGCGCCGGGCGTTTGAAAATGTGTTGCGCAATGCGCTGCGCTTTTCGCCCGGAGACAGCACGATCGGCGTCACCCTGTCCGAGGAACCCGAGCGGATCGTCGTCACCATCGAGGACGAAGGCCCCGGCGTGGCCCCCGATCAGATCGACCGCCTGTTCGAACCCTTCCACCGGGGCGAAGGTGAGACGGGCGGATTTGGCCTTGGCCTTGCCATCGCGCAGCGAGCGGTGATCGTGCACGAAGGCACGATTGCGGCCGAAAACCGCGCACGGGGCGGCCTGCGGGTGCGCATCACCCTGCCCGCGCGATGGGAGGAAGCCGCCGCGCTCAGTTAA
- a CDS encoding PHB depolymerase family esterase has translation MRMGRTAFFILLPFASMAAAADKLPALHADPARVSVSGLSSGAFMAVQYDVAFSGSVIGVGVVAGGPYNCAWVNLGGITTCMQGAPSGAASYGAASSFAAIGMVDPVANIAKQKVYLFSGTKDIVVRQSAMNAVRDFYTAARVPAANLRYVRNTPAGHAFLSGNFGSVCGANAAPFVNECKVGAQYYDQPGAILSHIYGPLRPKPATLSAQPIAFDQSEFAGATGSGMAPTGYVYVPAACRDGGGPCAVHVVFHGCLQSADLVGDAVYNRLGYNAWADANRIITLYPQVNKSTFPANPQGCWDWWGYSGLNFQTQSGAQLSAIHAMVQRLTS, from the coding sequence ATGCGCATGGGTCGAACAGCCTTTTTCATTCTGCTTCCCTTTGCCTCCATGGCGGCGGCGGCCGATAAATTGCCCGCCCTTCACGCCGATCCGGCGCGGGTTTCGGTTTCGGGCCTGTCCTCGGGCGCCTTCATGGCGGTCCAATATGATGTCGCCTTTTCAGGCAGCGTGATCGGCGTCGGCGTGGTTGCCGGAGGGCCATACAATTGCGCATGGGTCAATCTGGGCGGCATCACCACCTGTATGCAGGGCGCACCCAGCGGCGCGGCCTCCTATGGCGCGGCCAGCAGCTTTGCCGCCATCGGCATGGTCGATCCGGTGGCCAATATCGCCAAACAGAAGGTCTATCTGTTCAGCGGCACCAAGGACATCGTCGTGCGGCAAAGCGCGATGAATGCGGTGCGGGACTTTTACACCGCCGCGCGGGTTCCGGCGGCCAATCTGCGCTATGTCCGCAATACGCCTGCGGGCCATGCCTTCCTGTCGGGCAATTTCGGCAGCGTCTGCGGAGCCAATGCCGCGCCCTTTGTCAATGAATGCAAGGTGGGCGCGCAGTATTACGATCAACCCGGCGCAATCCTGTCGCATATTTACGGCCCGCTGCGCCCCAAACCCGCGACCCTTTCAGCCCAGCCCATCGCGTTTGACCAAAGCGAATTTGCCGGCGCCACGGGCAGCGGCATGGCGCCCACCGGCTATGTCTATGTGCCCGCCGCCTGCCGCGATGGCGGTGGCCCTTGCGCGGTACATGTCGTCTTCCATGGCTGTCTGCAAAGCGCGGATCTGGTGGGCGATGCGGTCTACAACCGGCTGGGCTATAACGCATGGGCCGATGCCAACCGCATCATCACGCTCTATCCCCAGGTCAACAAGAGCACCTTTCCGGCCAATCCGCAGGGCTGCTGGGACTGGTGGGGCTATAGCGGGCTGAATTTCCAGACGCAGAGCGGGGCGCAATTGTCGGCCATCCACGCGATGGTCCAGCGCCTGACCAGTTGA